A segment of the Candidatus Nitrososphaera gargensis Ga9.2 genome:
TGGTCAAGTACAATTCATAGTGACCATCTCTTTTCAATAGCTTGGAGTCATGAATATTGCCTTCGATATATTGTTTTGTTTTTATTGGGCACCATATTCGCAACCTTGGCTTGACAGTAATAGCAACAAAGTATGGCATTTTGTTATCCGTTTTTATGACTTTGAACATTCTCTGAGTATCAAGATATACTGGGTCGTTTGGTTCTGCTATTGAAGCATGAGATGCATACTTTGAATATACTTCTGGATGCATCTTGCGGTTCCCACTATAAGGCTTCTTGACTTTGATCATATCTTGCCATGCAGAACAAACTTCATCCAATAATGCATGCTTTCTCTTTGTTAACTGAGAGAGGCAGCATGTTATAGTTTTCTGTACTTCCAGTCATATTTCTATGCTGATAGTTCCTAATATACCCCGTCAGCCGAAGATTTGATAGAACTGCCTATAACAAGGCTTAAATTAATTCCGGTCCTCTCCTTTTTTGTGGCTACAGACGAGAACCGGAAAAAGGTCACGGTAGGCAGAGTTTATGCGATAAGCACGCTTTTGGCCGTGATAATAGCTATTCCTGCAGTGACGGTGACGCTTATCATGCATTATGTAATCAGGACCGACTTTTTCATAACGCTCACTGCGGGGCTGATAACGCTTTTTATCGCGATGGGCTTTGGCTACAAGCTGTCTAAAAAGTTCGCCAGGGTGCCCGGCGGTCAATCAAACACGTGAGACCCGCCGACTATTGCCATCAGCACAATGGAGACTAGAACCACCAATCCAACGATTACGCCCATAATCGTCATGTTTGCAAGGTCCATTATTCTCTCACCTCCGGCGAGGCTGCTATTGTGATGATGACAATGCTAACTATAAAAACTTGATCAGATGCCAGCAAAATCCCGAATTATTAGCTGTTTATCATCATATGGCATCATAATATCAAACGACTTGCCCTGAACCACCAATTTTTCATATTCCGCTCTGGTCGCCAATGGGCAGAAATAGCTGAAGTGCGAAATTAGAGTGTGAACTTAAAGCATATTGCCCTGCAGCTTTGCACGTGCACTTGGATCGAGATAATGACCGGCGCAGGAATAACGCTTTACATGCTCTACCTTGGCAGCTATACGCTCGCGGTGATCACCGTCGGAGTGTTTGCTCCGCTCATCCTGTTCCATTTTGCTATGGATCAGTTACCAAAAAGCAACGTCGAGTGGCAGCAAAAGCGGCCAAGAAGAAGGATAAAGCTTCGCGCCTAGAACACTAGCTCGTCGATTGATAACGTCCTTGCGCAGTAGCGGCACTTGAGCACTACTTTTTCCTTGTCAATGACGTCAATGGTGGACCTGATCTCCTCGCCGCTGTTTGTTATGCATTTCAGGTTGGGGCACTTGAATATCCCGACGATAGAATCTGGCAGCTGGATCTTGCGCTTCTCTATGAGCTTGTAGTCGCGGATAATGTTGATCGTTGCGCGCGGTGCAATGAGTGCAAGCTTGTTGGTTTCGCTCGTCTCCAGAAACCTGTTCTCCACCTTGATGATGTCCTTCTTGCCGTGCTTGCTGCTGGGCACATTCAGCGCGACGGTGATCACGTTGCCCTCCTTGCCTGTTATGCTCAGGGCCCGTAGCACAAGGAGCGCCTTGCCTGCTTCGATGTGATCAATCACCGTGCCGTCCTTTATCCTGCGCACAAGAAGCTGGCTCGTGTCAGACATATATTGCACTGATGCGGTGCTGCTAAGTATATCAGCGTATCGTCGTGTCGTCGATACATTGATTATTCAGTTTCGTTCATAGTCAGCCGTGGGACTGTTCAGACGCTGGAAGCCGAAAGGCAAGATGTACAGCCTGAAATGCACCCAGTGCGGCAGCGGCTTTTTGTCAAGCTACAACCTCGAAGCGCCCATCTGTGGTAAGTGCCTGCAAAAGGCCAAGTCGCTGGATTCCACCATAGATCACGAAAAGGCCTGCATAAAATGCGGCACGCAGGGAGTGATCTATGGCAAGGAATACTGCTACTCCTGCTATTTTGGATTTCAAAAGAAAGAGTAGTAGCAGCCGTTGCAGGCGGGTTGGCGTGCGTACACGAGAGATATGATCTGCAACGGCCGGCGGACAGCTGGTTTAGTCTGGCGATTTTTTTATTACACTGCTGCAGGCAGATGGTCGGCAGATGATAAAGGGCATTGTAGTCTCTTTTACTAGAAAAATTTAGCAGTTGGTCAGCTCGGGTTGGCAGGATCGCATTAATGGATCAAAGGGGAGAGTAGCGGCACCGGCAACGTAAGAGAAGAACGGTGCCGCCAAGGGAGAACGGGATGCTCGGGAAAGCTTTCCATTGCTCTCCCCTTTGCCTATTTCCGCATGACCTTTCAACTTAAGGAACGCGCTAAATTTTGCCACTTATTGCCACAAGACGGGTATTAACGGTATCATATGCCAGTATGTGGAAAATTAGAAATTTTGCAAAAAATGACAGGAGCCCGACAAGCTTTAACCAAAAGTGAAGGTGTATATCTCAAATCCCTTGCCTTTGACATTGATCACTAGCTGGTGCTTGCCGTAATTCTCGTGCATTGCAAGGTTGTAGAGCTTTTGCCCGTCTATGGCAATTGTACCGTCTTCTGAAACGTCTGCCCCGCGCGAGCTGCTGCCAGTCAGGCTTGAGCCGTCCTCTGAAATGTAGAGAACGCTGCCGCTGCTGCCGCCTGCGACGATGTTGACCGCTTTTGCAGAGTACGAAAGGACGACCCGGCCAGTTTCGCTCTGGAGCTCCATGTGGTCTGCGTTATTCTTCCACCCCCCGTCAAGGTAGATCCTATTTGGAAGGATCGTCGTCGTGTCTTCCGGGATCGTGTACTTTACCGTCTGGTCCGGCCTGAAGCCTTCCGGGTTTCCAAGCGGCGCCCTTGCAAACTGGTATCCAAAATAAAGCTCTGGAGTGTCTATCCGGCCAAAGTTGACGCTCTGCGCGTTTTTTGGGTTGCTTATCGACTGGTCGAGTGGAGTAGTAGTGTTGGTTATGCCCATGTACGCGGCGCGCTCTAACAGCAGCGACTGGATCACTTTTTCGGTTTCGGCATAGCTGCCTTCCCCAATGTGGTCGTACCGGATGTAGCCTTCGTTGTCAACCAGGTACTTTCGCGGCCAGTACCGGTTTTCGTATGCCTTCCACGTCCCCTTGTCGTTGTCCTGAGCCACCGGATACTTGATCCCAAATTTTTCAACGGCCGCCTTGACGTTGTCATAGTCTTTTTCAAACTCGAACTCGGGCGTGTGCACGCCTACTATCACCAAGCCGTCGTCCGCATATTTTTCGTACCATGCGTTAAGGTAGGGAATAGTCCTGATGCAGTTAATGCAGCTGTAGGTCCAAAAGTCGATCAGCACGACCTTGCCTCTTAGATCGGCAAGCGTTACCAGGTCGGTGTTGATGTAGCCAGAGATTTGCGCAAGCTCTGGCGCTAGTTTGAATTGTGATTTGTCTATCTGCACTTCTGTAACAGTGCCGTTTTCAATAATGGCTGCAGGCACGAAATTCTTCTGCTGGCCCGACGCGGCCTTGTTGAGATCAGGGTTGTTAAAGTAGACTCCAAAGCCGGCTATGAGCGCGACCACGCCGACTCCTACTGCAAGCGCGCTAAGGTTGTCCGTGTTCAACCAAGACCCCTCTCCAGATTGATTATCTCGCTAGCAAGTGGAAAGTTGCCGATTATGCTAAGCTGGTTTGTGATCACGAGTACGCCCAGTACGATCAGGATTGCGCCCATTATTGGGTTGAAATATTTAAGGTACTTGACCATCTTTTTGATTATCTTGGTGGATTGTGAGAAGAACGCTCCAGTTATCAAAAATGGCACTCCTAGGCCAAGCGAGTATGCAAGAAGCGAATTGTATGCTGCTCCGGGAGAGGTGGCCGCAAGCGTAAGCGTGGTGCCAAGTATCGGGCCGACGCACGGCGTCCATCCGGAGGCAAATGCGGCTCCAAACACGAACGATGTCAGGTAGGTTGTCTTGAAGCGCGGGAGGTTGGCCGCCGTCATCCTCCTTTCAAAGTTGAGCGTGCGTATCTTTGTCGATAGGACAAGGTATGCACCAAACGCGATTATCACACCGCCACCTATCGTCTGGAGCGTCGCCTGAAAGCCGGTACCGATGTTGGCAAGGAAGCTGTTCAATATCACGCCCATCACAGCAAAGACTAGCGAAAAGCCAAGCACAAAGTAGACAGTGTTCAAAAAGATGTTGAGCCGCGTGGACTTTTTGACGGTGACCGAGGTACCGCCGGCATTCTGGTTCTGACCCTGTATCTCGCTCAGTGTCGTGCCCGACAGGTAGGATACAAATGCAGGGATTATCGGCAGGATGCACGGTGAGAAGAACGATCCCGCTCCTGCAAGCGCAAACACCAGAACGCTGGTCTCTACCACACCAATTCAACAGGCAGCTCCCGATTTTTGCTTTAATACTTTTTTCCAAATTTGCACCAAATTGGCTCAGGGCTCTCAGCTGGCCTTCGGCGTGGTTTTCACGCCCTCGGGCCACACCGTGACCTTCAAAAGTGCTACGAGCCCTGCGAGCTCGGCGATATGTATGCCGACAAAGTAGGGCAGCAGATCATCAGAGTAGAGCGGCGCCATTGCAAAATAGCCATAAACCGCTATCCCGTTGTGGAGCATCAGCATGCTTGCAAACACCACGAGGCCAACTGTGAACGTGGCTCTGGTCTTGCTGTAGATGTTGGCATACACGGCCAGCAGCGCGACAAGTATCGCCACGTTTGCCATGCTGATTATGGAGCTGATGTCCATTAGCAGAGCCATTGAAGAACAGGGAAAGAAATTGGCTTATTTACTTTTTTCCAGATCTCTACTGCTACTGCTCCGCTTCTTCTCTATCGCCGCCCTGACCTCGTTGAACGCCTCGATGTTGACTTCAAGGTAGTTGGAGATGAAGTAGAGCACTCCGTACTTTTCACCGGTCTTGGTGACCATGTTGTTCTTCTCAAGAACGCCGATATGGTGCTGCACGGCCTTGTAGTCGATCCCCATCTCCTCGGCCAGCTGGTTCATGTTGTGGGGCCGCTCCTTGAGAAGATCGATTATCCTGATCCTATTCTCGCCGCCCCTCGAACCTGCAAAAAGGTACCACAGCAGGCGCTTGGCGTTGGGGTCTGGCATGTGTAATAGTACTACCATGCTCGTTAGAATGGCTTGAAATTTAAACTTGAATTGCTGCTCTACCGCATACCTTATATCTGTGTCCGGCCTATCTAGGAGCAAGACAAAAGTTTCGGCACGGCAGATTTGTCAAAAGGAAAACAAAAAACTTTTCATCTCTTCCGTGGCTTTTGTGGATAGAAAAGAAAAATACAAAAAAGTGAAAAAAGGAAAATGACAAAAACATTTGAAGAGTTGGGATTGAGTGCACAACTAACAAGAGCACTCTCCGAAAATGGATTTGAGGCGCCGTTCCCTATACAAGAGGCAGCTATACCGCTTGTTTTGGAAGGTAAAGATGTCGTAGGACAGGCGCACACAGGAACCGGCAAGACGGCGGCTTTTGGCCTGCCGATATTGCAAAAGATCAAGCCTGACGGTCCGCTGCAGGCATTGATACTTGCCCCGACAAGGGAACTTGCGGTGCAGGTCACGACCGAGATCAAACGGTTCGCAAAGTACACAGGAGTAAGGACAGTCGCCATCTATGGCGGCCAGAGCATCAACGTGCAGCTTGACAAGCTCAAGC
Coding sequences within it:
- a CDS encoding cytochrome c biogenesis CcdA family protein, producing MVETSVLVFALAGAGSFFSPCILPIIPAFVSYLSGTTLSEIQGQNQNAGGTSVTVKKSTRLNIFLNTVYFVLGFSLVFAVMGVILNSFLANIGTGFQATLQTIGGGVIIAFGAYLVLSTKIRTLNFERRMTAANLPRFKTTYLTSFVFGAAFASGWTPCVGPILGTTLTLAATSPGAAYNSLLAYSLGLGVPFLITGAFFSQSTKIIKKMVKYLKYFNPIMGAILIVLGVLVITNQLSIIGNFPLASEIINLERGLG
- a CDS encoding thioredoxin family protein produces the protein MNTDNLSALAVGVGVVALIAGFGVYFNNPDLNKAASGQQKNFVPAAIIENGTVTEVQIDKSQFKLAPELAQISGYINTDLVTLADLRGKVVLIDFWTYSCINCIRTIPYLNAWYEKYADDGLVIVGVHTPEFEFEKDYDNVKAAVEKFGIKYPVAQDNDKGTWKAYENRYWPRKYLVDNEGYIRYDHIGEGSYAETEKVIQSLLLERAAYMGITNTTTPLDQSISNPKNAQSVNFGRIDTPELYFGYQFARAPLGNPEGFRPDQTVKYTIPEDTTTILPNRIYLDGGWKNNADHMELQSETGRVVLSYSAKAVNIVAGGSSGSVLYISEDGSSLTGSSSRGADVSEDGTIAIDGQKLYNLAMHENYGKHQLVINVKGKGFEIYTFTFG
- the pyrI gene encoding aspartate carbamoyltransferase regulatory subunit; this encodes MSDTSQLLVRRIKDGTVIDHIEAGKALLVLRALSITGKEGNVITVALNVPSSKHGKKDIIKVENRFLETSETNKLALIAPRATINIIRDYKLIEKRKIQLPDSIVGIFKCPNLKCITNSGEEIRSTIDVIDKEKVVLKCRYCARTLSIDELVF
- a CDS encoding ArsR/SmtB family transcription factor, which gives rise to MPDPNAKRLLWYLFAGSRGGENRIRIIDLLKERPHNMNQLAEEMGIDYKAVQHHIGVLEKNNMVTKTGEKYGVLYFISNYLEVNIEAFNEVRAAIEKKRSSSSRDLEKSK